Proteins encoded in a region of the [Limnothrix rosea] IAM M-220 genome:
- a CDS encoding TerD family protein has product MVIQLKKGNSISLKKEAPKLNKIMLGLGWDMAKSPARRNLLDLFKASTTIDLDSSVLCLNASEKLKGKNDVVYYANLHHSSGAIHHQGDNLTGEGEGDDEQILVELNKIPEYISSLLFTVNIYMGKERKQDFSGIQNAFVRLVDLSNNREIAYYKLSESAYTNQTLMKMAELRRTREGWQMKAIGEGSQYSLDDLVKIYRN; this is encoded by the coding sequence ATGGTAATTCAACTCAAAAAAGGAAATAGTATTTCCTTAAAAAAAGAAGCTCCCAAACTCAATAAAATCATGTTGGGATTGGGGTGGGATATGGCAAAAAGTCCTGCTCGCAGAAATCTCTTGGATCTTTTTAAAGCGAGTACAACTATTGATCTTGATTCTTCTGTGTTGTGCCTCAATGCCAGCGAGAAGCTAAAGGGTAAAAACGATGTCGTTTATTACGCAAATCTGCACCATAGCTCTGGGGCAATCCACCACCAAGGCGATAATCTTACTGGTGAGGGCGAGGGCGATGATGAGCAAATTTTAGTAGAACTCAATAAAATCCCTGAGTATATTTCGTCCCTTTTATTTACGGTAAATATTTATATGGGAAAAGAAAGAAAACAGGATTTTAGCGGAATACAAAATGCCTTTGTTCGTTTAGTTGATCTGAGTAACAATCGTGAAATTGCCTATTACAAACTGTCCGAGTCGGCCTATACAAATCAAACATTAATGAAAATGGCTGAGTTGCGCCGTACTCGTGAGGGTTGGCAAATGAAAGCGATTGGTGAAGGGTCGCAATATAGTCTTGATGATCTGGTGAAAATATATCGTAATTAG
- a CDS encoding DUF29 family protein codes for MADFKDEWSPLSRQDFYQWLTQIPSQMQASNLPKKDIDQLCRVLKLMAIDEELKIKSTLRLLLLQLLKWQHQPQNRCHRWVETMSEYRYQLNDYFTASPTLKDFAESVLFDCYQAACATMSIEDHVPVEHFPAASFPKDVPFSMAEISDLNYFPK; via the coding sequence ATGGCAGATTTCAAGGATGAATGGTCGCCACTTTCACGGCAAGATTTTTATCAGTGGCTTACCCAAATCCCTAGTCAAATGCAGGCTAGTAATTTACCCAAAAAAGACATTGATCAATTGTGTCGAGTACTAAAATTAATGGCAATTGATGAAGAGCTAAAAATTAAAAGTACGCTACGCTTGTTACTATTGCAGCTACTAAAATGGCAACATCAGCCCCAAAACCGCTGTCATCGGTGGGTCGAAACAATGAGCGAATATCGCTACCAGCTCAATGATTATTTTACAGCGAGTCCAACGTTAAAAGATTTTGCCGAATCGGTACTTTTTGATTGTTACCAGGCTGCTTGCGCTACGATGTCCATCGAAGATCATGTCCCGGTGGAGCATTTTCCCGCAGCATCTTTTCCTAAGGATGTCCCTTTTTCAATGGCAGAGATTTCTGATCTAAACTACTTTCCAAAATGA
- a CDS encoding DUF4255 domain-containing protein produces the protein MLEDLDATLETLIQREFPADVPSSSTAVHISFETPFHGAISQKPALNFFLYDVQENLELRNVVGGWERQDNGRAVKQRPPARVDCSYLVTAWPQNDEDIQTEHQLLGELTRILLRFRRIPEVYWQDSLKDQPVQIRMVSLRPSNLNSFGEFWQAMGGRDGTRPKVVLHCTVTIAVDLELEASEAPLVGMVLGEKH, from the coding sequence ATGCTTGAAGATTTAGATGCCACTTTAGAAACTCTAATTCAGCGGGAATTTCCGGCGGATGTTCCTTCGTCTTCAACGGCAGTTCATATTAGTTTTGAAACGCCTTTTCATGGGGCCATTTCCCAGAAGCCAGCCCTCAACTTTTTTTTGTATGACGTACAGGAAAATTTGGAGTTGCGTAATGTGGTTGGCGGTTGGGAGCGGCAGGATAATGGCCGGGCGGTAAAACAGCGTCCCCCTGCGAGGGTTGATTGTTCCTATTTGGTGACGGCATGGCCTCAAAATGATGAGGATATTCAAACGGAGCACCAGTTGCTCGGTGAATTAACGCGGATATTGTTGCGATTTCGGCGTATCCCGGAGGTCTATTGGCAGGATAGTTTGAAGGATCAGCCGGTTCAAATCCGTATGGTGAGTTTGCGTCCGAGTAATCTCAATAGTTTTGGGGAATTTTGGCAGGCGATGGGTGGCCGTGATGGCACAAGGCCGAAGGTGGTGTTGCACTGTACTGTGACGATCGCCGTTGATCTGGAGTTGGAAGCGTCGGAAGCGCCATTAGTCGGTATGGTCCTAGGGGAGAAACACTAA
- a CDS encoding mucoidy inhibitor MuiA family protein produces MARNIDTAIAAVTVLSDRAVVTRRGKFSVSPTDQYWSISPLPLTMSPDSIRVKGRGTASVKFVAIATETIVTVESLDDKIAPLNQRIEALQGEAKSEGDRLKTLALQQNFVGNLSEEAVGRFAKNLATAKVSLDQANSFLDFIGTQHQTFSQKIQNHQERIRQLTREIQALEQQKALLRNPAKKRHYDLALTVEVVGSGEFELDINYQVSQAKWLPRYDLAIDTARKTLTLDYLADVIQSTGEAWHNADLTISTAQVAQGIIPPELSPWYLNIRQVPPPRPMATTMPRAKKRRSPPPGREMADEAMVAAAMPEEEIIESAPSTSEVKQQGSTVTFHVGAGGNIPSDHNPHQVTLFHGEYPIELTYLALPQKVSFAYLQGNVTNPMDGVTLLPGVANLFRDQAFVGKDQLQNISPGQDMTLNLGIDEGLQIERKLGDRQVDKTLISQLRRITYAYEITVKNLRDQPKSLTLQEQIPIGRHEKIKVNLQKIEPKIDPTKLGILTWKTELNPQEKFTFTYQYTVEYPPNLPIQGLLE; encoded by the coding sequence ATGGCTCGTAACATTGACACGGCGATCGCCGCGGTGACGGTTTTAAGCGACCGGGCGGTGGTCACCCGTAGGGGCAAATTTTCTGTCTCGCCGACGGATCAATATTGGTCAATTTCGCCGTTACCACTGACTATGTCACCGGATTCGATTCGGGTTAAAGGTCGCGGTACAGCCTCGGTAAAGTTTGTGGCGATCGCCACGGAGACCATCGTGACAGTTGAAAGCCTTGACGATAAAATTGCTCCTCTCAATCAGCGCATCGAAGCGCTACAGGGGGAGGCTAAAAGCGAAGGCGATCGCCTTAAAACGCTGGCATTACAGCAAAATTTTGTCGGGAATCTCAGTGAAGAAGCCGTTGGACGCTTTGCAAAGAATTTGGCGACAGCTAAAGTATCCCTCGACCAGGCCAACTCCTTTCTCGATTTTATCGGGACTCAACACCAAACCTTTAGCCAAAAAATTCAAAATCACCAAGAGCGCATCCGCCAGCTAACCCGCGAAATCCAAGCCCTTGAACAACAAAAAGCACTCCTGCGCAACCCCGCCAAAAAACGCCACTATGACCTCGCTTTAACGGTGGAAGTTGTTGGTAGCGGTGAATTTGAACTCGATATTAATTACCAAGTCAGCCAGGCAAAATGGTTGCCCCGGTACGACCTTGCCATTGACACCGCTAGGAAAACCCTAACCCTCGACTACCTTGCAGATGTAATTCAGAGTACCGGCGAAGCTTGGCATAATGCGGATTTGACGATTTCCACTGCCCAAGTTGCCCAAGGCATTATTCCGCCGGAGCTATCACCGTGGTATCTCAATATTCGTCAAGTGCCGCCCCCAAGACCGATGGCCACTACAATGCCAAGGGCAAAAAAACGGCGATCGCCTCCACCGGGGAGGGAAATGGCCGACGAGGCAATGGTCGCTGCAGCGATGCCAGAGGAAGAAATTATCGAATCTGCACCATCGACCTCTGAGGTGAAACAGCAAGGTAGTACCGTGACTTTCCATGTGGGCGCTGGAGGCAATATTCCCAGTGATCATAATCCCCACCAAGTAACCCTATTTCACGGTGAGTATCCTATCGAGCTGACCTATTTGGCGTTGCCCCAGAAGGTGAGCTTTGCCTATCTCCAAGGGAACGTCACAAATCCCATGGATGGTGTCACCCTGTTGCCGGGAGTCGCAAATCTGTTTCGAGATCAAGCCTTTGTCGGGAAAGATCAGCTGCAAAATATTTCGCCGGGACAGGATATGACCTTAAATCTTGGCATCGACGAGGGATTGCAAATAGAAAGAAAGTTAGGCGATCGCCAAGTAGATAAAACCCTCATTAGTCAACTGCGCCGCATTACCTATGCCTACGAAATAACCGTTAAAAATCTCCGCGACCAACCAAAATCCCTCACCCTCCAAGAACAAATCCCCATCGGTCGCCACGAAAAAATCAAGGTCAATCTCCAAAAAATAGAACCAAAAATCGACCCCACAAAACTCGGCATTCTCACCTGGAAAACAGAGCTTAATCCCCAAGAAAAATTCACCTTCACCTACCAATACACAGTGGAATATCCCCCGAATCTGCCAATTCAAGGACTTTTAGAATAG
- a CDS encoding ATP-binding protein has translation MELLLEAVVMNIFENTYLEDAGYLICIQCTAADRGLTMRIEDDDVPFDPTMVPEPEAPTFCNDAQIGAIGLHLMQSYADRLAYQRCDGKNILIFDFISS, from the coding sequence TTGGAACTGCTTCTAGAAGCAGTGGTAATGAATATTTTTGAAAATACCTATCTAGAGGATGCAGGATATTTGATTTGCATTCAGTGTACTGCCGCAGACAGGGGTTTGACGATGCGCATTGAAGATGATGATGTACCCTTTGACCCGACGATGGTTCCGGAGCCTGAAGCGCCCACCTTCTGCAATGATGCACAAATCGGTGCTATTGGTCTCCATTTGATGCAGTCCTATGCAGACCGACTGGCATATCAGCGGTGCGATGGCAAAAATATTTTGATTTTTGATTTTATATCTAGCTGA
- a CDS encoding phage tail sheath family protein, with protein MQGFDFKIPGVTLDFSAPTPTEALLSGIPAFLGIATARDGSWEAKRLTLWTQFEQLFQTNADSFLGDVIRGFFENGGEICYVVPLRDKGFQALREGLEQTELIENFDLLCVPDVALHPQAVQLQQMVIDHCDRMGDRLAILDALSDIDAQRHYLKGRRAAVYAPWLKTEFGDRLVPPCGHVAGVFTQNDRHVGVHGTPANIALAGVLDLSQLFTPAQQGMLNTGDRPAINCIRAFAGRGMRIWGGRTISTDSNWLYISVQRLFIQFKRWCDRELADITFEENNIALWLRIQRELSYYCETLWNQGALQGVTTDEAYFVRCDAVTNTSATIDQGQVIAEIGLAPTIPNEFIHLTLVHGENGVTVN; from the coding sequence ATGCAAGGTTTTGATTTCAAGATTCCGGGCGTTACGCTTGATTTTTCTGCGCCCACCCCGACGGAAGCATTGCTTTCGGGCATTCCCGCTTTTCTCGGTATTGCTACCGCGAGAGATGGCTCATGGGAGGCAAAACGCTTAACGCTCTGGACACAATTTGAGCAGCTCTTCCAAACGAATGCCGATAGCTTTCTTGGGGATGTAATTCGGGGTTTTTTTGAAAACGGCGGTGAAATTTGCTACGTCGTGCCGCTGCGGGACAAAGGCTTTCAAGCATTGCGAGAGGGTCTAGAGCAAACAGAATTGATCGAAAACTTTGATTTGCTCTGTGTACCTGATGTGGCGTTGCATCCCCAAGCGGTTCAACTTCAGCAAATGGTGATAGACCATTGCGACAGGATGGGCGATCGCCTCGCGATTTTAGATGCCTTATCGGATATCGATGCTCAACGGCATTACTTAAAAGGTCGTCGCGCTGCCGTTTATGCCCCTTGGCTCAAAACAGAATTTGGCGATCGCCTCGTCCCACCCTGTGGTCATGTTGCTGGGGTTTTCACCCAAAATGATCGTCACGTCGGTGTGCATGGCACTCCCGCGAATATTGCCCTCGCAGGTGTCTTGGATCTCTCTCAGCTCTTTACCCCAGCCCAACAGGGAATGCTGAACACAGGCGATCGCCCAGCCATTAACTGTATCCGAGCCTTTGCCGGACGAGGAATGCGGATTTGGGGAGGACGCACCATTAGCACCGATTCAAACTGGCTTTACATCAGTGTGCAGCGACTATTTATCCAATTTAAACGGTGGTGCGATCGCGAGCTGGCAGATATTACCTTTGAAGAAAACAATATTGCCCTCTGGCTGCGTATTCAACGGGAACTGTCCTACTACTGCGAAACCCTTTGGAACCAAGGAGCACTCCAAGGGGTAACCACCGACGAAGCCTACTTTGTCCGCTGTGATGCCGTTACCAATACCAGTGCCACCATCGACCAAGGGCAAGTCATTGCCGAAATTGGGCTTGCACCCACCATCCCTAACGAATTTATTCACCTAACCCTTGTCCACGGCGAAAATGGGGTGACTGTAAATTAA
- a CDS encoding phage tail sheath family protein, with the protein MPSYLSPGVYVEEVPSGSAPIAGVGTSIAAFIGTINPVAYQSSGTTTQTIGTSAAPVAIGTGDGGTKKNYVFAALYPVSGGNYGFFVDGEAVAVESVTNNDTDQTVTVKFETAVASGAAITGYYDTEVSAASTSTYATEGEIKLCTNFTEFKKYFGDFMAPTGETAGQNTLAHSVYGFFRNGGTRCYIVWISGQSKIAGVLEDFEAIDEITLVLAPGSLDLRDDIADHCSKMGDRFAILDSQEDQNLSSTSLVADLKPFNSDYAALYFPWIQVYDPSSDSNIFVPPSGAIAGVYARVDSQRGVHKAPANESILGALGLKYAISKARQDGLNPDGINCIRQLNGNIRIWGARTLGGNANGEFKYINIRRHFNYIKESIDEGTQWTVFEPNTSELWAKISRNVTAFLTMEWSNGRLFGSTPDQAFYVKCDSETNPPEVRDAGQVVTEIGLAVVKPAEFVIFRISQWSGS; encoded by the coding sequence ATGCCGAGTTATCTTTCACCGGGTGTTTACGTTGAGGAAGTGCCCTCCGGTTCTGCCCCGATCGCCGGAGTCGGAACCAGTATCGCCGCCTTTATTGGCACAATTAATCCCGTGGCCTACCAAAGCAGTGGCACTACCACCCAAACCATTGGCACTAGCGCGGCTCCTGTGGCGATCGGTACGGGGGATGGCGGCACAAAAAAGAATTATGTTTTTGCGGCTTTATATCCTGTGTCTGGCGGTAATTATGGTTTTTTTGTCGATGGCGAAGCAGTTGCCGTTGAAAGCGTCACGAACAATGACACTGATCAAACTGTCACCGTCAAATTCGAGACAGCAGTAGCTTCCGGCGCAGCGATCACTGGCTATTACGACACTGAAGTCAGCGCTGCCAGCACCTCAACCTATGCCACGGAAGGGGAAATCAAACTATGCACTAATTTCACCGAATTTAAAAAATATTTTGGGGACTTTATGGCTCCCACGGGCGAGACTGCCGGCCAAAATACCCTTGCCCATTCGGTATATGGCTTTTTCAGAAATGGCGGCACGCGTTGCTATATTGTTTGGATTTCTGGTCAAAGTAAGATTGCAGGTGTCCTAGAAGATTTTGAGGCGATCGACGAAATTACCCTAGTCCTCGCGCCCGGTAGTCTCGACCTCCGCGATGATATTGCCGACCACTGCTCGAAGATGGGCGATCGCTTTGCCATATTAGATAGTCAAGAAGATCAAAATCTCAGCAGTACTTCTCTCGTTGCGGATCTCAAACCTTTTAATTCAGATTACGCCGCCTTATATTTCCCTTGGATTCAGGTCTATGACCCTAGTTCCGATAGCAATATTTTTGTGCCACCCAGTGGGGCGATCGCCGGTGTTTATGCCAGGGTAGATAGCCAGCGCGGTGTCCACAAAGCCCCAGCCAATGAAAGTATTTTAGGCGCACTCGGCTTGAAATATGCCATCAGTAAAGCCAGACAAGACGGCTTAAACCCCGACGGTATCAACTGCATTCGCCAGCTCAACGGCAACATCCGCATCTGGGGGGCGCGCACCCTTGGGGGCAATGCCAACGGCGAATTTAAATACATCAACATTCGGCGGCATTTTAACTACATTAAAGAATCCATTGATGAGGGTACACAGTGGACTGTTTTCGAGCCCAATACCTCAGAACTTTGGGCAAAAATTTCCCGCAATGTAACCGCCTTTCTCACGATGGAATGGAGTAATGGTCGTTTGTTTGGCAGCACACCGGATCAGGCTTTTTACGTGAAATGTGATTCAGAAACCAACCCCCCCGAAGTCCGTGATGCGGGGCAAGTGGTAACGGAAATCGGTTTGGCGGTGGTGAAGCCTGCTGAATTTGTCATCTTCCGCATTAGCCAATGGTCTGGCAGTTAA
- a CDS encoding DUF1493 family protein, producing MVAIAEVYRFIQTELEVSETLLNPDTDLFQTFDLQADACNDFMKSFGEEFKVDLDNYLWYFHHGEAGLNIGGFIFAPPYRRVERLAITPEILQKAATKKRWKLQYPDHDIPKKRWDMVINKAILFFVFFYSLNRFAPLLIDRFLG from the coding sequence ATGGTGGCGATCGCCGAAGTTTATCGCTTTATCCAAACAGAATTAGAAGTTTCTGAAACCCTGTTAAATCCAGATACTGATTTATTCCAAACCTTTGATTTACAAGCGGATGCCTGCAACGACTTCATGAAAAGTTTTGGCGAGGAATTTAAAGTCGATTTAGATAACTATCTTTGGTATTTCCATCATGGCGAAGCGGGGTTAAATATTGGCGGTTTTATTTTCGCGCCGCCCTACCGTCGCGTTGAACGGCTGGCTATCACCCCTGAAATTTTACAAAAAGCAGCAACAAAAAAACGTTGGAAACTGCAATACCCTGACCATGATATTCCGAAGAAACGTTGGGATATGGTGATCAATAAAGCAATTTTGTTTTTTGTCTTTTTTTATTCCCTCAATCGCTTTGCTCCGCTACTGATTGACCGTTTTCTCGGCTAA
- a CDS encoding collagen binding domain-containing protein encodes MLKLSFKNVQVAIAGKVLLAETGESLAGARVEMIEMPSKLQRILQLKAMQVGKKWDTLPERIDRQFTRGDGSFFFTDLPLGDYVLQASVPDGGDRYQAVTRAFQVKQQQQQTGINFATATGNFEILPTGLKGQILGNGQAIAYAKIRAVEDNAETLSDVDGKFRFVGLSASTQPSVFQISRTDHPSQRRSVMLQRGVMTTIDFVLD; translated from the coding sequence ATGTTAAAACTCTCTTTCAAAAATGTGCAGGTGGCGATCGCCGGGAAAGTTTTACTGGCAGAAACGGGCGAATCTCTGGCTGGGGCTAGGGTAGAGATGATTGAAATGCCCTCGAAATTACAACGTATTCTTCAGCTGAAGGCGATGCAGGTGGGGAAAAAATGGGACACTTTACCGGAAAGGATTGATCGTCAATTTACCCGTGGCGACGGCAGTTTTTTCTTTACGGATTTGCCCCTAGGAGATTATGTTTTACAGGCTTCAGTTCCCGATGGCGGCGATCGCTATCAAGCGGTGACTAGGGCGTTTCAGGTAAAACAGCAACAGCAACAGACGGGGATAAATTTCGCAACAGCGACTGGTAATTTCGAGATTTTACCGACAGGCCTTAAGGGTCAAATTTTAGGGAATGGGCAGGCGATCGCCTACGCTAAGATTCGAGCAGTTGAGGATAATGCAGAGACCCTGAGCGATGTAGACGGCAAGTTTCGATTTGTGGGGTTAAGCGCTTCGACCCAACCTAGCGTTTTTCAAATTTCTCGTACTGATCATCCATCGCAACGGCGATCAGTAATGCTGCAACGGGGGGTGATGACAACCATCGATTTTGTTTTGGATTGA
- the prfC gene encoding peptide chain release factor 3 — MSAELLNEIEDAVRTRRNFAIISHPDAGKTTLTEKLLLYGGAIHEAGAVKARREQRKVTSDWMEMEQQRGISITSTVLQFLYNGYQINLLDTPGHQDFSEDTYRTLAAADNAVMLVDAAKGLETQTRKLFEVCKLRSLPIFTFVNKLDRPGREPLELIDEIESELGLSTYAVNWPIGMGDRFQGVYDRREGKVHLFERTVHGAKEAKDTIFDLDDPILEELIEPELYEQFREELEILDEIGAEFDLEAIHGGQQTPIFFGSAMTNFGVQLFLTSFLDYALKPEPRASTLGDLEPTYPEFTGFVFKLQANMDPKHRDRVAFVRVCTGKFEKDMTVSHARTGKTVRLSRPQKLFAQGRESLEEAYAGDVIGLNNPGVFAIGDTIYKGKKLEYEGIPCFSPELFAYLKNPNPSKFKQFQKGIKELQEEGAVQIMYSTDEFKREPILAAVGQLQFEVVQHRLQSEYGVESRLEPMGYSVARWVTNGWEALEKAGKIFNTMVVKDLWERPVLLLKNEWNLNQIRSDHPHLELSAIAPIGTATK, encoded by the coding sequence ATGTCAGCAGAATTACTCAACGAAATCGAAGATGCCGTCCGGACACGACGGAATTTTGCGATTATCTCCCACCCTGACGCAGGTAAAACCACCCTCACCGAAAAACTCTTGCTCTATGGAGGCGCGATCCATGAAGCAGGGGCAGTAAAGGCACGGCGAGAACAGCGGAAAGTAACCTCTGACTGGATGGAAATGGAGCAACAACGGGGGATTTCGATCACCTCCACAGTGTTGCAATTTCTCTACAACGGCTACCAAATTAATCTCCTCGACACACCGGGTCACCAAGATTTTAGTGAAGATACCTACCGTACCCTAGCAGCGGCTGATAATGCCGTCATGCTCGTCGATGCGGCAAAGGGTCTAGAAACCCAAACCCGCAAATTATTTGAAGTCTGCAAACTGCGATCACTGCCGATTTTTACCTTCGTCAATAAGCTTGACCGTCCCGGTCGAGAACCCCTAGAGCTGATCGATGAAATTGAAAGTGAATTGGGTCTATCGACCTATGCGGTGAATTGGCCAATCGGCATGGGCGATCGCTTCCAAGGCGTTTATGACCGTCGCGAAGGTAAAGTGCACTTATTCGAACGCACAGTTCACGGTGCGAAGGAAGCAAAGGACACAATCTTTGACCTTGATGATCCCATTTTAGAAGAACTCATCGAACCAGAACTATACGAACAATTCCGGGAAGAGTTAGAAATTCTCGACGAAATCGGTGCAGAATTTGACCTCGAAGCGATCCATGGCGGCCAACAGACCCCCATCTTTTTTGGTAGTGCCATGACCAACTTTGGTGTGCAGCTATTTCTCACCTCCTTCCTCGACTATGCCCTAAAACCCGAACCCCGCGCTTCGACCCTCGGCGACCTAGAACCGACCTACCCAGAATTCACCGGATTTGTGTTTAAGCTCCAGGCCAATATGGATCCTAAACACCGCGATCGCGTCGCCTTTGTGCGGGTTTGTACAGGCAAATTTGAGAAAGATATGACCGTCAGTCATGCTCGGACAGGCAAAACGGTGCGCCTATCCCGTCCCCAAAAGCTCTTTGCCCAAGGGCGCGAATCCCTCGAAGAGGCCTATGCTGGCGATGTAATTGGTTTAAATAATCCCGGCGTTTTTGCCATTGGCGACACCATTTATAAAGGCAAAAAGCTTGAGTATGAAGGCATTCCCTGTTTTTCTCCCGAACTATTTGCCTATCTTAAAAATCCCAATCCCTCCAAATTTAAGCAGTTTCAAAAGGGGATTAAAGAATTGCAAGAAGAAGGTGCGGTACAAATTATGTATTCCACCGATGAATTTAAGCGAGAACCCATCCTTGCGGCGGTGGGACAACTGCAATTTGAAGTGGTGCAGCATCGTCTCCAGAGTGAATATGGTGTCGAAAGTCGCCTCGAACCGATGGGCTATAGTGTGGCGCGTTGGGTGACCAATGGCTGGGAAGCCCTCGAAAAAGCTGGCAAAATTTTTAATACGATGGTCGTCAAAGATTTGTGGGAGCGTCCTGTTTTACTCCTGAAAAATGAGTGGAATCTCAATCAAATTAGGAGTGATCATCCCCATCTCGAACTGTCGGCGATCGCCCCCATTGGTACTGCTACAAAATAA
- a CDS encoding phage tail protein, with the protein MPTLSNVHDPFASYNFWVEWDNIVHAGFQECSGLSLTRAAGTYREGTDASLGMRQIPGLNSKGNITLKRGMTNNSEMWEWHNDVFKGNIPRRNLSIVLTDDLGDEIMRWNLSDCWPTTWTGPDMNATADEFAIESLELVYEGIEFKKA; encoded by the coding sequence ATGCCAACCCTAAGTAATGTCCATGATCCCTTCGCTAGCTATAACTTTTGGGTCGAATGGGACAACATTGTCCACGCCGGCTTTCAAGAATGTAGCGGCTTATCCCTGACCCGTGCCGCTGGAACTTATCGTGAAGGAACTGATGCCAGTCTAGGGATGCGTCAAATTCCCGGTTTAAATTCGAAGGGGAATATCACCCTCAAACGGGGTATGACAAACAACAGTGAAATGTGGGAGTGGCATAACGATGTCTTTAAAGGCAATATTCCTCGCCGTAACCTTTCTATTGTGCTGACCGATGACCTTGGGGATGAAATTATGCGCTGGAATCTTTCTGACTGTTGGCCAACGACTTGGACGGGACCTGATATGAATGCGACCGCCGATGAATTTGCGATCGAATCTTTAGAGCTTGTTTATGAAGGCATTGAGTTTAAGAAGGCTTAA